The following are encoded together in the Brassica napus cultivar Da-Ae chromosome A9, Da-Ae, whole genome shotgun sequence genome:
- the LOC106365885 gene encoding uncharacterized protein LOC106365885, which translates to MDSHKRSLGFISLAFLFITCSSAEFLIQQVTEGKGTENNSSYNVEANLGETRAFREERPSSKIVTIAGYSVIKGRFEPYESSVFEAAGYRWRLVLYVIGNKNDGGAGHISLYVRMEETDSLPYGWEVNVDLKLFVHNPKTHKYLTVTDGTVKRYNAAKKEWGFGKLISLSIFENTNNGYIVQDTCSFGAEIHIVKPAEIQEKVTFISNPPNNVFTWKILRFSSLEDKFYYSADFLVGDRYWRLGFNPKGDGDGRPHALPLFLFAQGFKENAVATNTWGAVNLRLKNQRNSNHRQLYSAAWYPIRSDYGVGVNNIILLSDLKDPSKGYLVNDAIIFEAEMVKVSVTNIVPV; encoded by the exons ATGGATAGTCACAAAAGGAGTTTGGGTTTCATATCTCTCGCTTTTCTCTTCATCACTTGCTCTTCTGCTGAGTTCCTCATTCAACAGGTCACAGAAGGCAAAGGAACAGAGAACAACAGTTCTTACAATGTCGAGGCGAATCTTG GAGAGACAAGAGCGTTTAGAGAGGAGCGACCATCAAGTAAGATAGTGACAATAGCAGGCTACTCGGTGATTAAAGGGAGATTCGAACCCTACGAATCCTCTGTTTTCGAAGCAGCTGGTTACAGATg GAGATTGGTTTTGTACGTGATTGGTAATAAAAACGACGGTGGAGCTGGCCATATATCACTTTACGTGAGGATGGAAGAGACCGACTCTCTTCCCTATGGTTGGGAAGTCAATGTTGATCTCAAACTCTTTGTCCACAATCCAAAGACCCATAAGTACTTGACGGTCACAG ATGGAACCGTGAAGCGATACAACGCTGCAAAAAAGGAGTGGGGATTCGGAAAATTGATCTCTCTTTCAATATTCGAGAACACGAACAATGGCTACATTGTCCAAGACACTTGTTCTTTTGGTGCTGAGATCCACATTGTTAAACCGGCCGAGATACAAGAGAAAGTCACATTCATATCAAACCCTCCAAACAATGTTTTCACTTGGAAGATACTTCGTTTCTCCAGCTTGGAAGATAAATTTTACTATTCTGCCGATTTTCTCGTTGGAGACCGATACTG GAGGTTAGGCTTTAACCCGAAAGGGGATGGAGATGGACGACCACATGCACTTCCACTCTTCTTATTTGCTCAAGGCTTTAAGGAAAACGCAGTTGCTACAAACACTTGGGGAGCAGTTAACTTGCGGTTAAAGAATCAGCGAAACTCTAACCACAGACAATTATATT CTGCAGCTTGGTACCCGATTCGAAGCGATTATGGTGTAGGAGTGAACAACATCATATTGCTATCAGATTTAAAGGATCCTTCGAAAGGATATTTGGTGAATGATGCCATTATCTTTGAAGCTGAAATGGTTAAGGTCTCTGTGACCAACATTGTCCCCGTTTAG
- the LOC106364011 gene encoding mavicyanin-like, with translation MAARTVMALACMVVMLGLSKAAVYKVGDSAGWTTITNVDYKLWASTKTFHIGDTVLFEYNPKFHNVMRVTHAMYRSCNNSNPISTFTTGNDSVTLTNHGHHFFFCGVPGHCMAGQKLDLNVIHPISTPLSDPPISSSSSPPSTTTIPAAGVPGPSPSHSASLPSAAAAVVYLLVSLIFANFAS, from the exons ATGGCGGCGAGGACAGTGATGGCTTTGGCATGTATGGTGGTGATGTTAGGGCTGAGTAAAGCGGCAGTGTACAAAGTCGGCGACTCAGCAGGCTGGACAACCATAACCAACGTAGACTATAAGCTATGGGCCTCAACCAAAACTTTCCACATTGGTGATACCGTCT TGTTTGAGTACAACCCAAAATTCCATAACGTGATGAGAGTGACGCATGCAATGTATAGAAGCTGCAACAACTCAAACCCAATCTCCACCTTCACCACCGGTAACGACTCAGTTACCCTCACCAACCACGGCCACCATTTCTTCTTCTGCGGCGTTCCGGGTCATTGTATGGCTGGTCAGAAACTTGACCTCAACGTCATTCATCCCATCTCCACTCCACTCTCTGATCCACCAATTTCCTCGTCCTCTTCTCCTCCTTCGACTACCACCATTCCTGCAGCCGGAGTCCCCGGTCCATCTCCTAGCCATTCGGCTTCTCTCCCGAGTGCAGCGGCAGCTGTGGTGTATCTCCTTGTCTCTTTGATCTTTGCAAATTTTGCTTCTTAA
- the LOC106362619 gene encoding sugar transport protein 13-like translates to MAGGGFATAPANGVEFEAKITPIVIISCIMAATGGLMFGYDVGVSGGVTSMPDFLKKFFPVVHRKVEAGADKNSNYCKYDNQGLQLFTSSLYLAGLTATFFASYTTRTLGRRPTMLIAGVFFIIGMVLNAAAQDLAMLIAGRILLGCGVGFANQAVPLFLSEIAPTKIRGGLNILFQLNVTIGILFANLVNYGTAKIKGGWGWRLSLGLAGVPALLLTVGALLVTETPNSLVERGRLDEGKAVLRKIRGTDNVEPEFADLLEASRLAKEVKHPFRNLLQRRNRPQLVIAVALQIFQQCTGINAIMFYAPVLFSTLGFGNDAALYSAVVTGAVNVLSTLVSIYSVDKVGRRVLLLEAGVQMFFSQVVIAIILGIKVTDHSQNLSKGFAILVVVMICTYVAAFAWSWGPLGWLIPSETFPLETRSAGQSVTVCVNLLFTFIIAQAFLSMLCHFKFGIFIFFSSWVLVMSFFVMFLLPETKNIPIEEMTERVWKKHWFWARFMDDHHDDQVFASGHVNGKKSNGKSNGFDPSTRL, encoded by the exons ATGGCCGGAGGAGGATTCGCAACGGCTCCGGCAAACGGAGTGGAGTTTGAGGCTAAGATAACTCCAATAGTCATCATCTCTTGCATCATGGCTGCTACTGGTGGCCTCATGTTCGGCTACGACGTTGGTGTCTCCG GCGGAGTGACATCGATGCCGGACTTTCTGAAGAAGTTTTTTCCGGTGGTTCACCGAAAAGTAGAAGCCGGAGCCGACAAAAACAGCAACTACTGCAAATACGACAACCAAGGACTACAACTCTTCACATCATCTCTATACTTAGCCGGTCTAACCGCAACGTTCTTCGCTTCATACACGACGAGAACGTTAGGACGAAGACCAACCATGCTTATAGCCGGCGTGTTCTTCATCATCGGTATGGTTCTCAACGCCGCGGCTCAGGACCTAGCCATGCTCATTGCAGGGAGGATATTGCTTGGTTGTGGAGTTGGGTTCGCTAATCAAGCTGTGCCTTTGTTCTTGTCGGAGATTGCACCTACTAAGATCCGTGGTGGTCTTAATATTCTGTTTCAACTTAACGTCACTATTGGAATCCTCTTCGCTAATCTTGTCAACTATGGTACCGCCAA gaTCAAGGGAGGATGGGGATGGAGGCTGTCCTTAGGTTTGGCCGGAGTCCCGGCGCTTCTACTGACGGTGGGAGCTTTGTTGGTGACGGAGACACCAAACAGTCTCGTTGAAAGAGGTCGTCTTGATGAAGGCAAAGCCGTTCTTCGTAAGATTCGAGGTACTGATAATGTAGAGCCAGAGTTTGCTGATCTTCTTGAAGCTAGCCGCCTTGCTAAAGAAGTCAAACACCCTTTTAGAAACCTTCTTCAACGTAGGAATAGGCCTCAGCTTGTCATTGCCGTGGCTTTGCAG ATTTTCCAACAATGCACTGGAATCAACGCCATCATGTTCTACGCTCCTGTTCTTTTCAGCACTTTAGGTTTTGGAAATGACGCTGCTCTCTACTCTGCAGTGGTCACCGGTGCAGTCAACGTACTCTCCACCTTAGTCTCAATCTACTCCGTTGACAAAGTCGGTCGCCGTGTTCTTCTCCTTGAAGCTGGAGTCCAAATGTTCTTCTCTCAAGTCGTTATCGCCATAATACTCGGCATCAAAGTCACAGACCACTCTCAAAACCTCTCCAAAGGGTTTGCGATTCTAGTCGTGGTGATGATCTGCACGTACGTAGCTGCTTTCGCCTGGTCCTGGGGACCACTCGGGTGGCTAATCCCTAGTGAGACTTTCCCTCTAGAGACACGTTCTGCTGGACAGAGTGTGACGGTCTGCGTCAACCTCCTCTTCACTTTCATCATCGCTCAGGCTTTCCTCTCGATGTTGTGTCATTTCAAGTTCGGGAtattcatcttcttttcttcgTGGGTCTTGGTGATGTCCTTCTTTGTGATGTTCCTCCTTCCTGAGACCAAGAACATTCCTATCGAGGAGATGACTGAGAGAGTGTGGAAGAAGCACTGGTTCTGGGCTAGGTTCATGGATGATCATCACGATGATCAAGTGTTCGCCAGTGGTCATGTAAATGGTAAGAAGAGTAACGGTAAATCTAACGGATTTGACCCTTCAACGCGGCTCTAA